From one Leguminivora glycinivorella isolate SPB_JAAS2020 chromosome 5, LegGlyc_1.1, whole genome shotgun sequence genomic stretch:
- the LOC125226336 gene encoding inducible metalloproteinase inhibitor protein-like isoform X2, with protein MAKSLALLAVVIISVGISAAAAQSTACGVDETKHYCPADCASDYCPKGPKTVACARPNVCPPPQCKCRFNHRRAENGTCIPTRECPPFKCVKPNEEYHPCPPLCPNGSCRQATPSGGCPPIRGSIGRVLECNPSCRCKKGYFWNEDKVCVPYNQCPGKSDSNASE; from the exons ATGGCGAAATCATTAGCGTTGTTAGCTGTCGTTATCATATCTGTGGGAATCTCAGCGGCTGCGGCCCAGAGCACAG CATGCGGTGTCGACGAAACAAAACACTACTGCCCAGCTGACTGCGCCTCCGACTATTGCCCAAAGGGCCCGAAGACCGTGGCTTGCGCTCGCCCGAATGTCTGTCCCCCGCCCCAGTGCAAGTGCAGATTCAACCACCGTCGTGCTGAGAATGGAACTTGCATACCTACACGCGAATGCC CCCCATTCAAATGCGTCAAGCCCAACGAAGAATACCACCCCTGCCCACCGCTCTGTCCAAACGGCTCCTGCAGGCAGGCCACGCCGTCAGGAGGCTGTCCTCCAATCCGTGGAAGCATTGGCAGAGTGCTGGAATGTAACCCGAGCTGCCGCTGCAAGAAGGGCTACTTCTGGAACGAGGACAAAGTTTGCGTGCCTTACAATCAATGCC CTGGCAAAAGCGACTCCAATGCTTCGGAATAA
- the LOC125226336 gene encoding inducible metalloproteinase inhibitor protein-like isoform X1: protein MDRYLLFLVISGFGICGANPLDKGDNDETAIQCSGNEVFSSCTNGGCDARNCSQLGKPVPCVKLRADSCIKGCLCKPGYLRAASGKCVEEAECHKACGVDETKHYCPADCASDYCPKGPKTVACARPNVCPPPQCKCRFNHRRAENGTCIPTRECPPFKCVKPNEEYHPCPPLCPNGSCRQATPSGGCPPIRGSIGRVLECNPSCRCKKGYFWNEDKVCVPYNQCPGKSDSNASE from the exons ATGGACAGATaccttttatttttagttatttcTGGATTTGGTATTTGTGGGGCTAATCCTTTAGATAAGGGGGACAACGATGAAACAG CTATACAGTGCAGTGGCAACGAAGTGTTCTCTTCATGCACCAACGGGGGCTGTGATGCCCGCAACTGTAGTCAGCTTGGGAAGCCCGTACCCTGTGTTAAGTTGCGAGCAGACAGCTGCATCAAGGGATGTCTGTGCAAACCGGGATATTTGAGAGCGGCAAGCGGAAAGTGTGTGGAAGAGGCAGAATGTCATAAGG CATGCGGTGTCGACGAAACAAAACACTACTGCCCAGCTGACTGCGCCTCCGACTATTGCCCAAAGGGCCCGAAGACCGTGGCTTGCGCTCGCCCGAATGTCTGTCCCCCGCCCCAGTGCAAGTGCAGATTCAACCACCGTCGTGCTGAGAATGGAACTTGCATACCTACACGCGAATGCC CCCCATTCAAATGCGTCAAGCCCAACGAAGAATACCACCCCTGCCCACCGCTCTGTCCAAACGGCTCCTGCAGGCAGGCCACGCCGTCAGGAGGCTGTCCTCCAATCCGTGGAAGCATTGGCAGAGTGCTGGAATGTAACCCGAGCTGCCGCTGCAAGAAGGGCTACTTCTGGAACGAGGACAAAGTTTGCGTGCCTTACAATCAATGCC CTGGCAAAAGCGACTCCAATGCTTCGGAATAA